In one Pseudomonas purpurea genomic region, the following are encoded:
- a CDS encoding MerR family transcriptional regulator has translation MPVMTELTSDFKPVRTLEQEQLFPIREVARLTGINPVTLRAWERRYGLIQPIRTESGHRLYSMTDVERVRSILGWIERGVAVSKVGKILARSDTTEVLARIIPDEFVQADYAQWQAQLKVAVSNYNDVQLERIYGQVFSSYSLAVVFQNILMPLWRQLLQQQHVFGLTSEWLFYDGFLRSRVAQRLLLMRGAQPQLVIVAPLADQCRELEVLLAALFMGSAEVGVRMLTIGLPLDEMTLVCEKIRPQALVLYSNHAPSSELPRRLSRLAMSLNCPLMLAGDTADMAQESLAGSSIGCLGNDGVLMQQRLRQFLAGTLDT, from the coding sequence ATGCCAGTTATGACTGAACTTACCAGCGATTTTAAACCTGTTCGCACTCTAGAGCAGGAGCAGTTGTTTCCGATCCGCGAAGTGGCTCGGCTCACGGGCATCAACCCGGTCACTTTGCGTGCCTGGGAGCGTCGCTACGGGTTGATTCAGCCAATACGCACCGAAAGTGGGCATCGGCTGTATTCCATGACCGATGTTGAGCGTGTTCGCAGCATCCTCGGCTGGATCGAGCGCGGTGTCGCGGTGAGCAAGGTCGGGAAAATTCTGGCCCGGTCCGACACGACTGAGGTGCTGGCGCGGATCATTCCCGATGAATTCGTCCAGGCTGATTACGCTCAGTGGCAGGCCCAACTGAAAGTTGCAGTCAGCAATTACAACGATGTTCAACTGGAGCGAATCTACGGCCAGGTCTTTTCCAGTTACTCGCTCGCGGTCGTGTTCCAGAACATCCTCATGCCCTTATGGCGGCAGTTGCTGCAACAGCAGCATGTGTTCGGGCTGACCAGTGAGTGGCTGTTTTACGATGGTTTTTTGCGCTCCAGGGTCGCGCAGCGCCTGCTTCTCATGCGCGGCGCCCAGCCGCAGCTTGTGATCGTCGCCCCCCTGGCCGATCAGTGCCGCGAGCTTGAGGTGCTGCTGGCTGCGCTGTTCATGGGCAGTGCGGAGGTGGGGGTCAGAATGCTGACCATCGGCCTGCCCCTTGATGAGATGACGCTGGTCTGCGAGAAGATCAGGCCACAAGCGTTGGTGCTGTATTCCAACCATGCGCCGTCGTCCGAGTTGCCGCGCCGCTTGAGTCGCCTGGCCATGAGCCTGAATTGCCCGCTGATGCTGGCAGGCGATACGGCGGATATGGCACAGGAAAGCCTGGCGGGTTCGTCGATTGGTTGCCTGGGCAACGATGGCGTGTTGATGCAACAACGTCTGCGGCAGTTTCTGGCAGGAACCCTCGATACTTGA
- a CDS encoding HopJ type III effector protein, which produces MTDLNTLRASLKSGEHAFAETLAFIAAGYDYQPQAFNNGGVENAAGQNEGSCKTLGLALLEGLSDEEALLAFGEHYRSVVATPEGTDHGNIRALIAQGLAGVTFTTQPLTRR; this is translated from the coding sequence ATGACTGACCTGAACACCCTGCGCGCCAGCCTCAAGAGTGGCGAACACGCCTTCGCCGAAACCCTGGCCTTCATCGCCGCGGGCTACGATTACCAGCCACAGGCCTTCAACAACGGTGGCGTGGAAAACGCCGCCGGGCAGAACGAAGGCTCATGCAAAACCCTCGGTCTGGCGTTGCTCGAAGGCTTGAGCGATGAAGAAGCACTGCTGGCCTTCGGCGAGCATTACCGCTCGGTGGTCGCCACACCTGAAGGCACCGATCACGGCAACATCCGGGCGTTGATTGCCCAGGGTTTAGCGGGTGTGACGTTCACAACTCAGCCACTGACCCGCCGCTGA
- the folX gene encoding dihydroneopterin triphosphate 2'-epimerase yields the protein MPQLQPGMARIRVKDLCLRTFIGINEDEILNKQDVLINLTILYAAQDAVRDNDIDHALNYRTITKAIIAHVEGNRFALLERLTQELLDLVMANGSVLYAEVEVDKPHALRFAESVSITLAASR from the coding sequence ATGCCACAACTTCAGCCAGGAATGGCACGCATCCGGGTCAAGGACCTGTGCCTGCGGACCTTCATCGGAATCAACGAGGACGAGATCCTCAACAAGCAGGATGTGCTGATCAACCTGACCATCCTGTACGCCGCGCAGGACGCCGTGCGCGACAATGACATCGACCACGCATTGAACTATCGCACCATCACCAAGGCGATCATCGCCCATGTGGAGGGTAATCGCTTCGCGCTGCTCGAACGCCTGACCCAGGAATTGCTGGACCTGGTCATGGCCAATGGATCGGTGCTGTACGCCGAAGTCGAAGTCGACAAACCCCACGCCCTGCGTTTCGCCGAGTCGGTGTCGATTACCCTCGCCGCGAGCCGCTGA
- the folM gene encoding dihydromonapterin reductase — protein sequence MTASSAPILITGAAQRVGLHCALRLLEDGHRVIFSYRSERPGVQQLRDLGALALFADFATEAGILSFIDELKSHTDSLRAIVHNASAWLAEEPDTEVAAFTQMFSVHMLAPYLINLHCAELLERSSPADIVHISDDVTRKGSSKHIAYCASKAGLDSLTLSFAAKYAPKIKVNGIAPALLLFNPDDDAQYRAKALAKSALGIEPGSDVIYQSLRYLLDNPYVTGTTLTVNGGRHVK from the coding sequence ATGACCGCTTCCTCTGCTCCGATACTCATCACGGGCGCCGCCCAACGCGTCGGCCTGCATTGCGCACTGCGGTTACTGGAAGACGGCCATCGCGTGATCTTCAGTTACCGCAGCGAACGCCCCGGCGTTCAGCAACTCAGAGACCTGGGCGCCCTCGCACTGTTTGCCGACTTTGCCACTGAAGCCGGCATTCTCTCGTTCATCGACGAACTGAAAAGCCACACCGACAGCCTGCGCGCGATTGTCCACAACGCGTCCGCGTGGCTGGCGGAGGAGCCCGACACAGAGGTTGCAGCCTTTACTCAGATGTTCAGCGTGCACATGCTGGCGCCCTACCTGATCAACCTGCATTGCGCCGAATTGCTTGAACGCTCGAGCCCGGCCGACATCGTGCACATCAGCGACGATGTCACGCGCAAGGGCAGCAGCAAGCACATTGCCTACTGCGCCAGCAAAGCCGGGCTCGACAGCCTGACCCTGTCCTTCGCCGCGAAGTACGCGCCGAAGATCAAGGTCAACGGCATCGCCCCCGCCCTGCTACTGTTCAACCCTGACGACGACGCGCAGTACCGCGCCAAGGCCCTGGCCAAATCCGCATTGGGCATCGAGCCCGGCAGCGACGTGATCTACCAGAGCCTGCGTTATTTGCTCGACAACCCTTATGTCACCGGCACGACCCTGACCGTCAACGGCGGACGGCACGTCAAGTAA
- the folE gene encoding GTP cyclohydrolase I FolE — translation MTLSPQNDLSQSYREILIGLGEDPDREGLLDTPVRAAKAMQYLCHGYEQSVDEIVNGALFASDNDEMVIVADIELYSLCEHHLLPFIGKAHVAYIPTGKVLGLSKIARIVDMFARRLQIQENLTREIADAVQRVTDAAGVAVVIEARHMCMMMRGVEKQNSTMNTSVMLGAFRESSNTRQEFLQLIGRSK, via the coding sequence ATGACGTTATCGCCCCAGAACGACTTATCCCAGAGCTATCGCGAGATCCTCATCGGCCTCGGTGAGGATCCCGACCGCGAGGGCCTGCTCGATACCCCGGTACGCGCCGCCAAGGCCATGCAGTACCTGTGTCATGGCTACGAACAAAGCGTCGATGAAATCGTCAACGGTGCGCTGTTCGCGTCTGACAACGACGAGATGGTCATCGTGGCCGACATCGAGCTCTACTCGTTGTGCGAACATCACCTGCTGCCCTTCATCGGCAAGGCGCATGTGGCTTATATTCCTACCGGCAAGGTGCTGGGGCTGTCGAAGATCGCGCGAATCGTCGACATGTTCGCCCGACGCCTGCAAATCCAGGAAAACCTCACCCGGGAAATCGCCGACGCCGTACAACGGGTCACCGATGCCGCTGGCGTCGCGGTGGTCATCGAAGCCCGACACATGTGCATGATGATGCGCGGCGTCGAGAAACAGAATTCGACCATGAACACCTCGGTGATGCTCGGCGCCTTTCGCGAGTCGAGCAATACCCGCCAGGAGTTCCTGCAATTGATTGGACGGAGCAAGTAG
- a CDS encoding DUF1244 domain-containing protein, translating into MTEQQRLELEAAAFRRLVAHLDSRKDVQNIDLMNLAGFCRNCLSKWYKAEADERQIDVSLDDAREVVYGMPYAQWKAHYQQEASAEQQAAFAKGKTHD; encoded by the coding sequence ATGACCGAACAACAACGCCTGGAACTTGAAGCCGCCGCTTTCCGTCGACTGGTTGCACACCTGGACAGCCGCAAGGACGTGCAGAACATCGACCTGATGAACCTCGCCGGCTTCTGCCGCAACTGCCTGTCCAAGTGGTACAAGGCCGAGGCTGACGAACGCCAGATCGACGTCAGCCTCGATGACGCCCGCGAAGTGGTGTACGGCATGCCGTACGCGCAGTGGAAAGCCCACTACCAGCAAGAAGCCAGCGCCGAACAACAAGCGGCGTTCGCCAAAGGAAAAACCCATGACTGA
- a CDS encoding glutathione peroxidase translates to MSAFHDLNLKTLDGQDLPLAPFKGLVVLVVNVASKCGLTPQYAALENLYQQFKGKGFSVLGLPCNQFAGQEPGTEEEIKAFCSLNYGVTFPLSSKLEVNGHDRHQLYRLLAGEGAEFPGDITWNFEKFLLGKDGRVLARFSPRTAPDDPTVVQAIEKALA, encoded by the coding sequence ATGAGTGCTTTTCACGACCTTAATCTGAAAACTTTGGATGGCCAGGACCTGCCTCTCGCGCCTTTCAAAGGGCTCGTCGTGCTGGTGGTCAACGTCGCCTCCAAGTGTGGTCTGACCCCGCAATATGCGGCGCTGGAAAACCTTTACCAGCAATTCAAAGGCAAAGGCTTCAGCGTGCTGGGCTTGCCGTGCAATCAGTTTGCCGGGCAAGAGCCGGGCACTGAAGAAGAAATCAAAGCGTTCTGCAGCCTCAACTATGGCGTGACCTTTCCGTTGTCCAGCAAGCTGGAAGTCAACGGTCATGATCGCCATCAGCTGTACCGTCTGCTGGCGGGTGAGGGCGCGGAGTTCCCGGGTGACATCACCTGGAACTTCGAGAAGTTCCTGCTCGGCAAGGACGGTCGCGTCCTGGCGCGTTTCTCGCCACGCACCGCTCCGGATGATCCGACAGTGGTTCAGGCGATCGAAAAAGCCCTGGCCTGA
- a CDS encoding glycosyltransferase family 1 protein translates to MASADTEVMTTALHITLITETFPPEINGVANTLGRLCDGLRARGHQVELVRPRQGDDQSRRSDDQLLLCRGWPLPGYPGLQWGQSSMHKLLRRWKRHRPDVLYIATEGPLGLSALRAARRLGISVVSGFHTNFQQYSSQYGWGLLTRLLTHYLRWFHNRSTLTLVPSASQRLELERRHFERLALLSRGVDSQLFHPAKRLNALRESWGLSDSDVAVIHVGRLAPEKNLGLLKHSFEALQASYPQRRMQLIVVGDGPQRLQLEKDLPEAVFCGSQRGEALASHYASADLFLFPSLTETFGNVVLEALASGLGVVAYDQAAAAQHIRHGYNGVLAMPGDEAAFCEAATWLLEEPETLRCIRLNARQHASRQGWGAIIEQFEGQLRGACVGEQVVPNAPTLP, encoded by the coding sequence ATGGCCTCAGCCGACACTGAGGTCATGACGACAGCTCTGCATATCACCCTGATCACCGAAACCTTCCCTCCGGAAATCAACGGCGTGGCCAATACCCTTGGCCGGTTGTGCGATGGCTTGCGCGCGCGCGGGCATCAGGTGGAACTGGTGCGCCCACGTCAGGGCGATGACCAGAGCCGCCGCAGCGACGACCAGTTGCTGCTCTGCCGCGGCTGGCCGCTGCCGGGGTATCCGGGGCTGCAATGGGGACAGTCGTCGATGCACAAGTTGCTGCGACGCTGGAAACGCCATCGCCCAGACGTGCTCTACATCGCCACCGAAGGCCCCTTGGGGTTGTCGGCGCTGCGCGCGGCACGTCGTCTGGGCATCTCGGTGGTCAGCGGCTTTCACACCAATTTCCAGCAGTACTCCAGCCAGTATGGATGGGGGCTGCTGACCCGGTTACTGACCCATTACCTGCGCTGGTTCCACAACCGCTCGACCTTGACCCTGGTGCCCAGCGCCAGCCAGCGACTGGAGCTGGAGCGGCGGCACTTTGAACGCCTGGCCTTGCTGTCGCGCGGTGTCGACAGCCAACTGTTTCATCCAGCCAAACGCCTCAACGCCCTGCGCGAAAGCTGGGGACTGAGCGACAGCGATGTCGCAGTGATCCATGTTGGTCGCCTGGCGCCGGAAAAGAACCTTGGATTGCTCAAGCACAGCTTCGAAGCCTTGCAGGCGAGTTATCCACAACGGCGGATGCAGTTGATCGTGGTCGGTGACGGCCCGCAACGGTTGCAGCTGGAAAAGGACTTGCCCGAAGCTGTCTTCTGCGGCTCGCAACGCGGCGAAGCGCTGGCCAGCCATTACGCCTCGGCGGATCTGTTTCTGTTCCCAAGCCTGACCGAGACCTTCGGCAATGTGGTGCTTGAGGCGTTGGCGTCGGGGTTGGGCGTGGTGGCCTACGATCAAGCCGCGGCGGCCCAGCACATTCGTCATGGTTACAACGGTGTGCTGGCGATGCCCGGCGATGAAGCGGCGTTTTGCGAAGCCGCCACCTGGTTGCTGGAAGAACCGGAAACCTTGCGCTGCATCAGGCTCAATGCGCGCCAGCATGCCAGCCGACAAGGTTGGGGAGCGATCATCGAACAGTTTGAAGGGCAGTTGCGCGGAGCGTGTGTCGGGGAGCAGGTGGTGCCGAATGCACCGACCTTGCCCTGA
- a CDS encoding DUF3565 domain-containing protein, with protein METALLAAISMGRDLLHKNEEWASLAKQSPESERNPDKRPASSGTTITGFHQDEEGHWVAELSCGHTQHLRHQPPWQSRAWVLDPAKRIEKIGQPFDCGWCAQGSVSDNLGA; from the coding sequence ATGGAGACAGCCTTGTTGGCGGCGATCAGCATGGGGCGAGACCTTTTGCATAAGAATGAAGAATGGGCAAGTTTAGCGAAGCAATCGCCCGAAAGCGAACGGAACCCGGACAAACGGCCCGCTTCGTCAGGCACCACGATCACCGGGTTCCATCAGGACGAGGAAGGACACTGGGTGGCCGAGCTGTCCTGTGGCCATACCCAGCACCTGCGCCACCAGCCGCCATGGCAATCGCGGGCCTGGGTGCTGGACCCTGCCAAGCGTATTGAAAAAATAGGCCAGCCCTTTGACTGTGGTTGGTGCGCTCAAGGCTCGGTTAGCGATAACCTTGGTGCCTGA
- a CDS encoding PAS domain-containing protein → MINAQLMQMVINASNDGIVIAEKEGEDNILIYVNPAFEKLTGYTTEEILYQDCRFLQSGDRDQAALKPIRDALNSGKSCREILRNYRKDGTHFWNELSLSTMYNESDKQTYFVGVQKDVTVQVKAQQRVEQLEAQVAELQAELQALKATNGLNIPAN, encoded by the coding sequence ATGATCAATGCTCAACTGATGCAAATGGTGATCAACGCGTCAAACGACGGAATCGTCATCGCTGAAAAAGAAGGCGAAGACAACATCCTGATTTACGTCAACCCGGCGTTTGAAAAACTGACCGGCTACACCACCGAAGAGATCCTGTACCAGGACTGTCGCTTTTTGCAGTCTGGCGATCGTGACCAGGCGGCCTTGAAACCGATTCGTGACGCGTTGAACAGCGGCAAGTCTTGCCGCGAGATCCTGCGTAACTACCGCAAGGATGGCACGCATTTCTGGAATGAACTGTCACTCTCGACGATGTACAACGAGAGCGACAAACAGACCTACTTCGTCGGCGTGCAAAAAGACGTCACCGTTCAGGTCAAGGCACAGCAACGTGTCGAGCAACTGGAAGCCCAGGTCGCCGAACTACAGGCTGAACTCCAGGCGCTCAAAGCGACAAACGGTTTAAACATCCCAGCGAATTAA
- a CDS encoding peptidylprolyl isomerase, with translation MLIAANKAVSIDYTLTNDAGEVIDSSAGGAPLVYLQGAGNIIPGLEKALEGKAVGDELTVAVEPEDAYGEYAAELVSTLSRSMFEGVDELEVGMQFHASAPDGQMQIVTIRDLDGDDVTVDGNHPLAGQRLNFQVKIIDIRDASEEEVAHGHVHGEGGHHH, from the coding sequence ATGCTGATCGCCGCCAACAAGGCTGTCTCCATCGACTATACCCTGACCAACGACGCTGGTGAGGTCATCGACAGCTCCGCCGGCGGCGCGCCGCTGGTCTACCTGCAAGGCGCAGGTAACATCATTCCGGGCCTGGAGAAGGCTCTGGAAGGCAAAGCCGTTGGTGATGAACTGACTGTCGCCGTTGAACCTGAAGATGCCTACGGCGAATACGCTGCCGAACTGGTCAGCACCCTGAGCCGCAGCATGTTCGAAGGCGTCGACGAACTGGAAGTGGGCATGCAGTTTCACGCTTCCGCGCCGGACGGCCAAATGCAGATCGTGACCATCCGTGATCTGGACGGCGACGACGTCACCGTTGATGGCAACCACCCGTTGGCCGGTCAGCGCCTGAATTTCCAGGTCAAGATCATCGACATCCGTGACGCCAGCGAAGAAGAAGTCGCTCATGGTCACGTCCATGGCGAAGGTGGTCATCACCACTGA
- a CDS encoding NADH:flavin oxidoreductase, whose protein sequence is MPVKALFKPFYLGSLELPSRVVMAPMTRSFSPGGVPNSKVIEYYRRRAAGGVGLIVTEGTTVGHKASNGYPNVPHFYGEAALAGWKKVVDAVHAEGGKIVPQLWHVGSVRRIGTEPEASVPGYGPMEKLKDGNVVVHGMTHQDIQDVIGAFAQAAKDAQAIGMDGVEIHGAHGYLLDQFLWDGSNQRTDEYGGSLANRSRLSVELIQAVRAAVGADFPIIFRFSQWKQQDYTARLVQTPEALGEFLKPLVDAGVDIFHCSTRRFWEPEFDGSELNLAGWTRKLTGKPTITVGSVGLDGEFLQFMVNTDKVAQPASLEKLLERLNKEEFDLVAVGRALLVDPDWALKVREGREEDILPFSREALMTLV, encoded by the coding sequence ATGCCTGTCAAAGCCCTGTTCAAACCGTTTTATCTCGGGTCCCTCGAGCTGCCGAGCCGTGTGGTGATGGCGCCGATGACCCGTTCTTTTTCCCCGGGTGGCGTACCGAATTCGAAAGTGATCGAGTACTACCGTCGCCGCGCTGCCGGTGGCGTCGGGTTGATCGTTACCGAGGGCACCACCGTTGGCCACAAGGCGTCCAATGGTTACCCGAACGTTCCGCACTTCTACGGTGAAGCCGCGCTGGCCGGCTGGAAGAAAGTCGTCGATGCGGTGCATGCCGAGGGCGGCAAGATCGTTCCGCAACTGTGGCACGTCGGCAGTGTGCGGCGCATTGGCACTGAACCGGAGGCCAGTGTGCCGGGTTACGGGCCGATGGAAAAACTCAAGGATGGCAACGTCGTGGTCCATGGCATGACCCACCAGGATATCCAGGACGTGATCGGTGCTTTTGCTCAGGCTGCCAAGGATGCTCAGGCTATCGGCATGGACGGTGTGGAAATCCACGGCGCTCACGGTTACCTGCTTGACCAGTTTTTGTGGGACGGCAGCAACCAGCGCACGGACGAATACGGCGGCAGTCTGGCCAACCGTTCGCGCTTGAGTGTCGAGTTGATTCAGGCCGTGCGGGCGGCGGTGGGAGCGGATTTCCCGATCATCTTCCGGTTCTCGCAATGGAAGCAGCAGGACTACACCGCGCGCCTGGTGCAAACACCGGAGGCGTTGGGTGAGTTTCTCAAACCTTTGGTGGACGCGGGCGTGGATATTTTCCACTGCTCGACGCGCCGTTTCTGGGAGCCCGAGTTTGACGGTTCCGAGCTGAACCTGGCGGGCTGGACCCGCAAGCTCACCGGAAAACCGACTATCACCGTGGGCAGCGTGGGCCTGGACGGCGAGTTCTTGCAGTTCATGGTCAACACCGACAAGGTTGCGCAGCCGGCGAGCCTGGAAAAATTGCTGGAGCGATTGAACAAAGAAGAGTTCGACCTGGTGGCGGTCGGCCGCGCACTGCTGGTGGACCCGGACTGGGCGTTGAAAGTGCGCGAAGGCCGTGAGGAAGACATCCTGCCGTTCAGTCGTGAGGCGTTGATGACGCTGGTTTAA
- the trxB gene encoding thioredoxin-disulfide reductase, which translates to MSDVRHSRVIILGSGPAGYSAAVYAARANLKPLLITGMQAGGQLTTTTEVDNWPGDVHGLTGPALMERMKEHAERFETEIVFDHINAVDFAAKPYTLTGDSATYTCDALIIATGASARYLGLPSEETFMGKGVSACATCDGFFYRNREVAVVGGGNTAVEEALYLANIASKVTLIHRRETFRAEKILIDKLHARVAEGKIVLKLNSTLDEVLGDNMGVTGARLKNNDGSFDELKVDGVFIAIGHTPNTSLFEGQLTLKDGYLVVQGGRDGNATATSLEGIFAAGDVADHVYRQAITSAGAGCMAALDTERYLDGLQNA; encoded by the coding sequence ATGTCTGATGTACGTCATTCGCGAGTGATTATTCTCGGTTCCGGCCCTGCCGGTTACAGCGCCGCCGTCTATGCCGCCCGCGCCAACCTCAAGCCGCTGCTGATCACCGGCATGCAGGCCGGCGGTCAACTGACCACCACCACCGAAGTCGACAACTGGCCGGGCGACGTCCACGGCCTGACCGGCCCGGCACTGATGGAACGGATGAAAGAGCACGCCGAGCGCTTTGAAACCGAAATCGTTTTCGACCACATCAACGCAGTCGACTTCGCCGCCAAGCCGTACACCTTGACTGGCGACAGCGCCACCTACACGTGCGACGCGCTGATCATCGCCACCGGCGCCAGCGCCCGTTACCTGGGTCTGCCGTCGGAAGAAACGTTCATGGGCAAAGGCGTTTCGGCCTGCGCGACCTGCGACGGTTTCTTCTACCGTAACCGCGAAGTGGCGGTGGTCGGTGGCGGTAACACGGCTGTCGAAGAGGCGCTGTACCTGGCCAACATCGCCAGCAAAGTCACCCTGATTCACCGTCGCGAAACTTTCCGTGCCGAGAAAATCCTGATCGACAAGCTGCACGCACGGGTTGCCGAAGGCAAAATCGTCCTGAAGCTGAACTCGACGCTGGACGAAGTGTTGGGCGACAACATGGGCGTGACTGGCGCACGTCTGAAGAACAACGACGGCAGCTTCGACGAGTTGAAAGTCGACGGCGTGTTCATCGCCATCGGCCACACGCCGAACACCTCGCTGTTTGAAGGCCAACTGACCCTCAAGGACGGTTATCTGGTGGTGCAGGGCGGTCGTGACGGCAATGCGACGGCGACCAGCCTCGAAGGTATCTTCGCGGCCGGTGACGTGGCTGACCACGTGTACCGTCAGGCGATCACCTCGGCCGGCGCCGGCTGCATGGCGGCACTGGACACCGAGCGTTACCTGGACGGTTTGCAGAACGCTTGA
- the cysZ gene encoding sulfate transporter CysZ codes for MPAPALSGPQYLLQGLKLVLSPGLRLFVLLPLAINLVLFVGLIYLAGHQFSLWVDTLMPSLPSWLSFLNYLLWPLFVVLVALMVFFSFTMLANIIAAPFNGFLAEKVEVVVRGTDDFPSFSWGELVAMVPRTLAREMRKLGYFLPRALALFVLSFIPVVNLIAAPLWLVFGVWMMAIQYIDYPADNHKLGWNEMLAWLREKRWQSMSFGGIVYLALLIPVVNILMMPAAVAGATLFWVRERGAEKLMANQR; via the coding sequence ATGCCCGCCCCCGCTCTCTCTGGCCCGCAATACCTGCTCCAGGGCCTCAAACTGGTCTTGAGCCCCGGCCTGCGTTTGTTTGTGCTGTTGCCGCTGGCAATCAATCTGGTGCTGTTCGTCGGATTGATCTACCTGGCGGGGCATCAGTTCAGCCTGTGGGTCGACACACTGATGCCTTCACTGCCGAGCTGGCTGAGCTTTCTCAACTATTTGCTGTGGCCGTTGTTTGTGGTGCTGGTGGCGCTGATGGTGTTTTTCTCCTTCACCATGCTCGCCAACATCATCGCCGCGCCGTTCAACGGGTTCCTGGCAGAAAAAGTCGAAGTGGTGGTGCGCGGCACCGACGACTTCCCGTCCTTCAGCTGGGGTGAACTGGTCGCCATGGTCCCGCGCACCCTCGCCCGCGAAATGCGCAAGCTCGGCTACTTCCTGCCCCGAGCCCTGGCGCTGTTTGTGCTGTCGTTCATTCCCGTGGTCAACCTGATCGCCGCGCCGCTGTGGCTGGTTTTCGGTGTGTGGATGATGGCCATCCAATACATCGACTACCCGGCGGACAACCACAAGCTGGGCTGGAATGAAATGCTCGCCTGGCTGCGCGAGAAGCGCTGGCAGAGCATGAGCTTTGGCGGGATCGTTTATCTGGCGTTGCTGATTCCAGTGGTCAACATCCTGATGATGCCGGCGGCCGTGGCGGGTGCGACCTTGTTCTGGGTACGCGAGCGCGGGGCTGAGAAATTGATGGCCAACCAACGCTGA
- a CDS encoding antibiotic biosynthesis monooxygenase — protein MSTSPVTLMVARRVADGRYQDLIAWLREGEQLATDFPGYLGSGVLAPPPGDNEFQIIFRFADEPTLHAWEHSASRTAWLGRGSDLFAHPCEHRVSGIDGWFGAVGQRPPRWKQAVAIWLAFFPVSLLFNFVLGPLLGDMGMLSRVFISTLCLTPLMVYFFIPLSTRLLAGWLNNTPVRPLAAEPSTQNR, from the coding sequence ATGTCTACCTCCCCGGTCACCCTCATGGTGGCGCGCCGTGTTGCCGATGGGCGCTATCAGGACTTGATCGCCTGGCTGCGTGAAGGCGAACAACTGGCCACTGACTTTCCCGGCTACCTGGGCTCAGGCGTGCTCGCACCGCCGCCCGGAGATAACGAATTTCAGATTATCTTTCGCTTTGCCGACGAACCGACCCTCCATGCCTGGGAGCATTCGGCTTCGCGCACGGCCTGGCTGGGGCGTGGCAGCGATCTGTTCGCCCACCCTTGCGAACATCGGGTCAGCGGCATCGACGGCTGGTTTGGTGCTGTCGGGCAACGTCCGCCACGCTGGAAACAAGCGGTCGCGATCTGGCTGGCGTTCTTCCCGGTTTCCTTGCTGTTCAACTTTGTGCTGGGCCCGTTGCTCGGCGACATGGGAATGCTGAGCCGAGTGTTCATCAGCACCCTGTGTCTGACGCCGCTGATGGTCTACTTCTTCATTCCGCTGTCGACCCGTTTGCTGGCCGGCTGGTTGAACAACACACCAGTGCGCCCGTTGGCCGCCGAGCCCTCCACACAAAATCGCTGA